A window of Streptomyces sp. DG1A-41 contains these coding sequences:
- a CDS encoding ABC transporter substrate-binding protein codes for MSRRSAAVAASVLTVLALGSVSACSSTSSAASGGGGGTPTVKLMAGGLDKQIYLPYQLAQQLGFYKKYGVNVQLSTEQDGGVGAEDAMASGQVDMAGAWYNHTIEFQAKGKAVEDVVQLSGAPGEREMCTKKSGVHSGADFRGKTLGVTDLGSGTDTLTQFLAAKKGVKTSQFHRIGVGAGSTAIAALQNGKVDCVMTTQPTVAAIQKKGVGTSAIDLATTSGATAALGGAYPAAGVLARTDWVNSHKATVQKVVDALVATMHWINTHSAADIANKLPASYVSNQLVTKADYISALTEDKGQFLPDGLMPAGGPKTSLATEQLVGDVKSSVNLSKTFTNDFALQANKTEGFKTTTTPAGPNG; via the coding sequence ATGTCCAGACGATCCGCCGCCGTCGCCGCGTCCGTCCTCACCGTTCTCGCCCTCGGCTCGGTCAGCGCCTGTTCCAGCACCTCGTCCGCCGCGAGCGGCGGTGGGGGTGGCACGCCGACCGTCAAGCTCATGGCCGGCGGCCTCGACAAGCAGATCTACCTGCCGTACCAGCTCGCCCAGCAGCTCGGCTTCTACAAGAAGTACGGCGTCAACGTCCAGCTGAGCACCGAGCAGGACGGCGGTGTCGGCGCCGAGGACGCCATGGCCTCGGGGCAGGTGGACATGGCGGGCGCCTGGTACAACCACACGATCGAGTTCCAGGCGAAGGGCAAGGCGGTCGAGGACGTCGTCCAGCTCTCCGGCGCGCCGGGCGAGCGCGAGATGTGCACCAAGAAGTCGGGCGTCCACTCGGGCGCCGACTTCAGGGGAAAGACCCTCGGCGTCACCGACCTGGGGTCGGGCACCGACACCCTCACCCAGTTCCTGGCCGCCAAGAAGGGCGTCAAGACCAGCCAGTTCCACCGGATCGGGGTCGGTGCGGGCTCCACCGCCATCGCCGCGCTGCAGAACGGCAAGGTGGACTGTGTGATGACGACGCAGCCGACGGTGGCCGCGATCCAGAAAAAGGGCGTCGGTACCTCCGCCATCGACCTGGCCACCACCTCCGGCGCCACGGCGGCGTTGGGCGGTGCCTATCCCGCGGCCGGTGTTCTCGCCCGCACCGACTGGGTGAACTCGCACAAGGCAACGGTGCAGAAGGTCGTCGACGCGCTGGTGGCCACCATGCACTGGATCAACACCCACAGCGCGGCCGACATCGCGAACAAGCTGCCCGCGTCGTACGTGTCGAACCAGTTGGTGACCAAGGCCGACTACATCTCGGCTCTGACCGAGGACAAGGGCCAGTTCCTCCCGGACGGCCTGATGCCGGCCGGCGGGCCGAAGACCTCGTTGGCGACGGAGCAGCTGGTCGGCGACGTGAAGTCGTCGGTGAACCTGAGCAAGACGTTCACCAATGACTTCGCCCTCCAGGCCAACAAGACCGAGGGCTTCAAGACCACCACGACCCCGGCGGGGCCGAACGGCTGA
- a CDS encoding ABC transporter ATP-binding protein has protein sequence MASRNDVAVSPGAERIGRDSARVEISGLTKRFLTPAGEVFTALRDVSFTVEPGQFCAVVGPTGCGKSTTLSMVSGLDRPSEGSVEVGGREVDGVADGVSFMFQTDALLPWKTVLGNVLMGPVFRGVPKQQAQASARDWLRRVGLTGFEDRYPHQLSGGMRKRVAMAAALINEPKILIMDEPFGALDVQTKAIMSTELLGLWEQIRPSVIFITHDLDEAVALADRVVVMTSSPGSVKAVFDIDLPRPRGAVQEIRFQPRFIELQHQIWETLREEVERAYARTAGGTA, from the coding sequence ATGGCTTCGCGAAACGATGTCGCGGTGAGCCCAGGCGCCGAGAGAATCGGCCGGGACAGCGCGCGAGTCGAGATTTCAGGACTCACCAAACGGTTTCTGACTCCTGCGGGTGAGGTGTTCACGGCGCTGCGGGACGTCTCCTTCACGGTGGAGCCGGGCCAGTTCTGCGCGGTGGTGGGCCCGACCGGCTGCGGCAAGTCGACGACGTTGAGCATGGTGTCCGGGCTCGACCGGCCCAGCGAGGGGTCGGTCGAGGTCGGCGGCCGTGAAGTGGACGGCGTCGCCGACGGCGTCAGCTTCATGTTCCAGACCGACGCGCTGCTGCCCTGGAAGACCGTCCTCGGCAACGTCCTGATGGGCCCGGTCTTCCGCGGCGTCCCCAAGCAGCAGGCGCAGGCATCGGCGCGCGACTGGCTGCGCCGGGTGGGCCTGACGGGGTTCGAGGACCGTTACCCGCACCAACTCTCCGGCGGGATGCGCAAGCGCGTGGCGATGGCCGCGGCGCTGATCAACGAACCCAAGATCCTGATCATGGACGAGCCGTTCGGTGCCCTGGACGTGCAGACCAAGGCGATCATGTCGACCGAGCTGCTCGGCCTGTGGGAGCAGATCCGTCCGTCGGTCATCTTCATCACCCACGACCTCGACGAGGCCGTGGCGCTCGCCGACCGGGTCGTCGTCATGACGTCCAGCCCCGGCTCGGTCAAGGCGGTCTTCGACATCGATCTGCCGCGCCCGCGCGGTGCGGTCCAGGAGATCCGCTTCCAGCCCCGCTTCATCGAACTTCAGCACCAGATCTGGGAGACGCTGCGCGAGGAGGTGGAGCGCGCCTACGCACGCACCGCAGGAGGTACGGCATGA
- a CDS encoding ABC transporter permease codes for MSTTSAVPAGLVKDGGAPSAAADAAKRAARQRVALVWAGRIGLAVFVIGGWQAFTTWGIVDPFFFGQPSGIAQRLVDLFRHGTEFGSFYSNIWTTIQEALAGFVLGAVTGVVFGVTLGQSRFLADVLGPYIKMVNAIPRIVLGSIFIVAFGIGVLPKILLAAVLVFFIVFFNAFQGVREVDRNILANAKVLGASQMQITRHVIVPSALTWIIASLHSAFGFAIVGALVGEVLGAQSGLGLVIKTAQNNFDPNGVFATMLVISVIVLGAEWLIGKLEHRLLSWRPPAPSEANSL; via the coding sequence ATGAGCACGACGTCCGCAGTTCCCGCCGGCTTGGTCAAGGACGGCGGCGCACCGTCCGCGGCCGCGGACGCCGCCAAGCGCGCCGCCAGGCAGCGCGTCGCGCTGGTGTGGGCGGGCCGCATCGGCCTCGCGGTCTTCGTCATCGGCGGCTGGCAGGCGTTCACCACCTGGGGGATCGTCGACCCGTTCTTCTTCGGTCAGCCGTCCGGCATCGCCCAGCGGCTGGTCGACCTCTTCCGGCACGGCACCGAGTTCGGGTCGTTCTACTCCAATATCTGGACCACGATCCAGGAGGCGCTCGCCGGCTTCGTTCTCGGAGCCGTCACCGGGGTGGTCTTCGGCGTGACGCTGGGCCAGAGCCGCTTCCTCGCCGACGTGCTCGGCCCCTACATCAAGATGGTCAACGCGATCCCGCGTATCGTCCTCGGCTCGATCTTCATCGTCGCGTTCGGCATCGGCGTACTGCCGAAGATCCTGCTCGCCGCGGTGCTGGTGTTCTTCATCGTCTTCTTCAACGCCTTCCAGGGCGTGCGTGAGGTCGACCGCAACATCCTCGCCAACGCGAAGGTGCTCGGCGCCTCGCAGATGCAGATCACCCGGCACGTCATCGTGCCGTCCGCGCTCACCTGGATCATCGCCAGCCTGCACAGCGCCTTCGGTTTCGCCATCGTCGGTGCGCTGGTCGGCGAGGTGCTCGGCGCGCAGAGCGGCCTAGGCCTGGTCATCAAGACCGCGCAGAACAACTTCGACCCCAACGGCGTGTTCGCCACGATGCTCGTCATCTCGGTCATCGTGCTCGGCGCCGAGTGGCTGATCGGCAAGCTCGAGCACCGGCTGCTGTCCTGGCGCCCGCCGGCGCCGTCCGAGGCCAACTCGCTCTGA